The sequence below is a genomic window from Tubulanus polymorphus chromosome 1, tnTubPoly1.2, whole genome shotgun sequence.
ctttagtgcgtctacaccgcggcgcggtgtatcgttagttactaatatctcactatgtttgacaggtgctgccatctttcaatagagataattagtaattactaattaaatcaatacaccgcagtgcggtgtactagcaaaatccatcactgatttgtacaccgcactgcggtgtagacgcactgaaagggttaaccatCTGTAAATGGGTTCGGCTCGTTGTAGGCCTACTGTAATCTAAGGCTTaaccatcctccctcggcagggattcgaacctgatggcatcgctacactcagccatggcacgaacccctgccacagtagaccgggtgcgcaggtacatgcgcagctttgccgcacgaaaacttgcggcaccaatcagattgcttgttGTATAATCACTGAGGTAGATTTCatggaagaactataaatgggaaaacccgggctaaaataaaacgggatttctgattggctaataatgacatcatctaagctgcgcatgtagctgcgcacttggtctagtgtggcagggtttcgtaccgtggcaatctcgacgccatcaggttcgaatccccgccGGAGGAGGATGAGGCTTAACTGGTTTGGCACATGGTCGGACCCAAGGGCCCTATTCCAAACACACTGATCTCGATAAGCACTGTAGAGGGGGACGCCAGCTCAAGCAATATAACAAACTGGAGTGGTCTGGGAATTGTACATCCTCACTTGCCCGATCTCATGGGTGGACAGGTTGCCATttagcggccaccagtctatgtatTAAGCCAATATCAGATCAGTGTTGATTGGCTAGACAGGGAATTGGAAAATTGAGCAGAGAACTGTTGTCTGTATTTACCATTATGTAACtcttcatcattatttgataTAATATACTGTGATCTTGTGtatttactaccaattatATCCTTCTGTTTTTTATGGATTTCATGTTGAAGTAGTGATTTGTTCTTTTTACAAACACCTGCAAAATGTGAAATATCTATTACATTAATACTATTACATACAAGGCGTCACAAATAGAGCTGAAGTGAATGAAAGAAATAGAGATGAAATGAAAGGCAACTGTATAACAACAAGCTTGCTGcaaaaaagttaaaaccaAATGAAGACTCACCTTGTACATCGAATATACTGACACATGATATATCCATTGTCATGCTCCATACTATGAGACTAGCTAAATCTGCGAAAGATACTTTATCTTCTATAATCACAAAACTCAAATGAAGAGGCAACTTCGACAACGATTTTGCGTCTTTCTTTAATTGATCCGAAGTCCATTTTCTCTTCTTGAAAATCTCAAACGGCTTATTTAGCCAACATACATACGACAAGATGAAGTCTTTTATAGAAATGGATAAAtgcaaaaatatcagaaacagTTTTAGTATCATTTTGTTCGAAGCCGGAGTAGAGGCACATAGTACGCGTAAAATGGTTGATGTTTCTATATACTACGAACGGTCCATTATGaacaggttcgaatcccagaattatcaattcattagCCTGCTTCTCCAATATCTATTCTAATATTCTGGATATATATTTAGAACCAATAGATAGGAATAACCTGTTAAATAAGTTTAACATAGAGGAGACGTGATTGTTTCGAAAGATGTATCTCGACGATTttatggattcgaacccaactGACTTGTTACGGCTCGGCGACCATGTGGAGACCGTATGGGTTCGATTCCGCGTTTGATCCGTTCGATCACCTTCGAAAACATTTCTCAACGTGGCCTtaaatttaattcatattgaTTTCATATGCGAATAACGAAGTTATAAGAAATTCAACTCCATTGCAAAAAGCTAAAACGATAACTTGTTTTTTCAAGTGTCTGATGAAATATCTCTGATGTCATTACAGATGTATCACGCTTATTGGTCCGTATAGTGACCGGTCGAGCGCCAATTTCAAATTGCGATTGGAGTAGAGCGTCAGGGTTacgttttgaaaatctttcatACCTTCATCATTGTAAGGAAaccatttatattttataattttcaaatttgaaagaATGGTTCGCATCAATAACGTCGGCATACGGTGTCCAACCAATTTGTGCAAAAATACAAACAGCAATTTTCGGTGAGAGAGCTCACAGAAGTCAGAAAAAAAGATAACCGGTAATCACCATAAAACGCTTATCGGGCAGGTGACACTTTTCTCAAAATTACAACTAGAACTCACTTTTTCATTCTGCTTCCAGTCATCTCTGTGGAAATACCCAGCCTTAAAATGTATCCAGGATTGTTAGTGTGCcttatcattttgataataaccATTCTTAGTAAGTCGTTGAATATGTTTGCTCCAACTTATCTGCAGACTTTCAGAAATTTGCAccatgtttgtttttttttttggtttgttTTTACAACGCATTTAATACTTTTCAGTAACGTCTTCGATGGCATCGATGAAGTATGTTGAATGTTTCCAAATGTGTTACGATATGTTTGGTAAACCATTGGATAGAACTGAATATGACACATGTATGCACGATTGTCGACATGGATAGATCCCGCGATTGCATGTGATGAATAAATCTCTATTAAATCAACTATGGCTATTATTGTTCGTTTTGTCGTGGTACGATTtttagtttattatattaattagGTCTGGTCCCTCTTAAGATTACTGAGGGGTTACCGGTACCCCGTGTTTACAATTGTTTTGAACTTTTCTTGAATTTATGCCAATTCTGTCTCATGTCAATTGATGATCAAAATCTCGTTTCAAATGTATAGATATGGGCTGCGGCTCATTTCTCTGAATTCTCTGATCAAGAGAGGATTTTGGGTGCAATTGGTGTTTTCCTTCTGAAGTGCGACACGACGACTTTGATTGATGGTCGTCTCACTGTCATATCATAATGTTCAAACCACCCTTTCATTTGCgacaaaaataagaaatttatCCGACAAATATGTTTGTATCGttgtaatttttatttcatgtacATATTAGATAAATCTTGCCGAAAATTCACATCAAAGTATCCGACGCGCTTTGACTTCTAGAATCCTGTAAATAACAACTGAGAGCtgtatattatttcatattacaATAATATGACGTATTAAAACCCATTGAAATCCGCAGAAGAATAATTACCTAAGCCAAGCATTTTGTCATACATTTTTCATACTCAAAATTAGAAACTTGACCTTCCTTGCACTCGACAGTGCACGCGGGGAAGACTTTACACCGTCTACATTCAACTGAGGTTGGGTCGACGCACAATGAGTCACACTCGGACAAGTCGTACTCTCTAGCCAGCGTAGCGACGAAGAGAGCTGTAACTGTAAAAAAAGAAAGCATTGCAAATGTCTTTAATCAAAACCCAATTTCCTCGCATTCAATCGATTACTTACAAATCACGAATATTGTAATTTTCATTGTAGTGGCTTTAGTTGACCAAACCTgattcagatgaaattatttatgtatctgaataatattaataatgttAGGCGACTTTATAGCTGAACGAGTTTCCGGGTATTATCTACGAAATTGTGTTAAACATCAAATATCTATTCAAAAaggaaataaaatgtttacattAATGACATTAATGTCATCAATGACTTGTAATCGTCGTGATTAATTCCGTTCTGTGGTGgattgaaaaagatttttttagcGGTTGAAAAGGATTCTAAAAAGGCGGATTCAAGTTAGGCTAGAGGATGTCATCGCCGCACTGCTGAAAAAAAGAGTGCCGAAATTTAGCGTCCagcaaaaacaaaatgaacgaATTTTTACAAAAAGATCTTTCCTGCATAGCGCACAGCTTGCAATTGGTCCTTTTAGATTAGGTAGCGGGTTTAGGAAGTTCGAATGgatttaatttgtctctggatccTGGTTAGAATGTTAGGATACTGGGGGTAAGCTTTTCAGTACAGCGCCCAGACAGCGATGTCTTACGCCGATCTTGGCCACACCGGTGTACAAAACAAGAACAAACTGTGAGATTTTGACCGTCCGCTGCTGCccctttatatttcagtaGCGGTTaatatgtgaactaactggacagCGCGATATTCCGACTGTGGCATGTGGGTAATAAGGTAGCGCATTTTACCCGTCGAGGACGGTGACCCGGAATCAATAATATTTATCAACTTTTTACTTTAGTGTTACACtatttgaaagaaaat
It includes:
- the LOC141914270 gene encoding dehydrodolichyl diphosphate synthase complex subunit NUS1-like — translated: MILKLFLIFLHLSISIKDFILSYVCWLNKPFEIFKKRKWTSDQLKKDAKSLSKLPLHLSFVIIEDKVSFADLASLIVWSMTMDISCVSIFDVQGVCKKNKSLLQHEIHKKQKDIIGSKYTRSQYIISNNDEELHNGCRSPCKSNIKLFSLEDGQRHLGETARKLCSMVSKSQFRMNDIVPDTINKLLIEHHGCQDPDLIIRFGKPQVMYGYLPWQIRLSQIQSHPSHLNIDYQSFLNHLQCYSSSHQRFGK